One region of Hydrogenobaculum sp. Y04AAS1 genomic DNA includes:
- the trxB gene encoding thioredoxin-disulfide reductase → MELMLGNQDKVYDVIIIGAGPAGASAAIYTARAGLSTLVLYRAEADGALGVTQKIENYPGIRGPLTGFELLKLMRDHAKAFGAEFQRGKVIATSLEDEIKSVYTIEGKEYKGRAIIVSSGAMERVHKFPGEEEFLGKGVSYCGVCDAAFFKDRLVAVVGDDDYGLEEAEFIARFASKVYFVVPSSKIRAPQEEIEHFLSLPNVEILLHTRPVKIVGDSLVKGLHVKKLSAGEETTLEVDGVFIFIGGNKPSVDFLMGQVKMNEHGCLEINEEMMTSVPGVFAAGDILCTNIKQAVIAAADGVKAALAVDKYLNKKSKITSQW, encoded by the coding sequence ATGGAATTGATGCTTGGTAATCAAGATAAGGTATACGATGTAATTATAATAGGTGCAGGTCCGGCTGGTGCTTCCGCCGCTATTTATACCGCTAGGGCTGGTCTATCTACGTTGGTGCTATATAGGGCTGAAGCTGACGGAGCTTTGGGCGTTACTCAAAAAATAGAAAACTACCCCGGCATAAGAGGTCCTTTGACGGGTTTTGAGCTTTTAAAACTAATGAGAGATCACGCTAAAGCCTTTGGTGCAGAATTTCAAAGAGGTAAAGTTATAGCCACATCTTTAGAAGATGAGATTAAAAGCGTTTATACAATAGAGGGAAAAGAATACAAAGGAAGGGCTATCATAGTCTCTTCCGGGGCTATGGAAAGGGTCCACAAGTTTCCCGGTGAAGAGGAGTTTTTGGGCAAAGGAGTATCTTACTGCGGTGTTTGTGACGCGGCTTTTTTCAAAGATAGACTGGTGGCCGTTGTAGGTGATGATGATTATGGTCTAGAAGAGGCGGAGTTTATCGCCCGTTTTGCTTCAAAGGTTTATTTTGTAGTACCCTCTTCTAAGATTAGAGCACCTCAAGAAGAGATCGAGCATTTTTTAAGCCTTCCAAACGTAGAGATACTTCTTCATACAAGACCTGTTAAAATTGTTGGCGATAGTCTTGTAAAAGGGCTTCATGTGAAAAAGCTATCCGCTGGTGAGGAAACCACGTTGGAAGTAGATGGTGTTTTTATATTTATAGGTGGTAATAAACCTTCTGTGGATTTTCTCATGGGGCAAGTTAAGATGAATGAGCACGGTTGTCTTGAAATAAACGAAGAGATGATGACTTCTGTACCAGGAGTATTTGCTGCCGGTGATATATTATGCACCAACATAAAACAAGCTGTTATAGCGGCTGCCGACGGGGTAAAAGCGGCTTTGGCTGTTGATAAGTACCTAAACAAAAAATCTAAAATTACATCTCAGTGGTAA
- a CDS encoding TraR/DksA family transcriptional regulator, whose product MKHLTKKQLEELKKRLLEERAKIVARYNEKLEVQKRVSEEAKEPQDLEDLGQINYTEELLESLSQRDMEVLKEIEAALKRIENGTYGICEWTGELIPYERLKAIPWTRFTAKGAEEYEETMGTSMTNNTYEPPVEDITIERDDIGED is encoded by the coding sequence ATGAAACATCTTACTAAGAAGCAATTGGAAGAGTTGAAGAAAAGGCTTTTGGAAGAAAGGGCAAAGATAGTAGCCAGATACAACGAAAAATTAGAAGTTCAGAAACGTGTATCCGAAGAGGCAAAAGAGCCTCAAGATTTAGAGGATTTGGGCCAAATAAACTATACAGAAGAGCTTTTAGAGTCTCTTTCTCAAAGGGATATGGAAGTACTCAAAGAAATAGAAGCGGCTCTAAAGCGTATTGAAAATGGGACTTACGGTATATGCGAATGGACTGGAGAGTTGATACCTTATGAAAGACTAAAAGCTATACCCTGGACAAGGTTCACCGCAAAAGGGGCCGAAGAATACGAAGAGACTATGGGTACATCAATGACCAACAACACATATGAGCCACCTGTAGAAGATATAACTATAGAAAGGGATGATATAGGGGAAGACTGA
- the gatA gene encoding Asp-tRNA(Asn)/Glu-tRNA(Gln) amidotransferase subunit GatA, translating to MLYKNSVSWLLEKKIKPSEILESFKKRKEAFEPTIKAFVTDLYDQAYETAKALDNQTPKGKLFGIPIAIKDNINVDGFPTTCSSRMLQNYISVYDATVIKRLKQEGAIIVGKTNMDEFAMGSSTEYSAFFQTKNPWNIEYVPGGSSGGSASSVGASMVPLSLGSDTGGSIRQPASFCGVIGLKPTYGRVSRYGLVAFASSLDQIGPFGRYTKDVALLLEVISGYDPKDSTSVNVEVPSFSKNLKPRTELRVGIPKEFMAYKIGKEVEESFKNFVKFLEENKATIKEISLPHIEYAIPVYYIIAPAEASSNLARFDGVRYGYRAKDFQDLFELYAKTRDEGFGPEVKRRIMLGTYVLSSGYYEAYYGKAIAVKNLIKREFQEALKDVDVILSPTSPTPPFKFGEKLNDPISMYLSDIFTVSVNLAELPAISIPSGFTKDGLPIGVQIIGRAFDEQTLLDVSYAWEQHFHHYERISNVC from the coding sequence ATGCTTTACAAAAATAGCGTTTCTTGGCTTTTAGAAAAAAAGATAAAACCCTCTGAGATATTGGAAAGTTTTAAGAAAAGAAAAGAGGCCTTTGAACCAACGATAAAAGCTTTTGTGACGGACCTATATGACCAAGCTTATGAAACGGCAAAAGCCTTAGACAATCAAACACCAAAAGGTAAGTTGTTTGGTATACCTATAGCTATAAAAGATAATATAAACGTTGATGGATTTCCCACTACTTGTTCCTCAAGGATGCTCCAAAACTATATATCTGTCTACGATGCTACGGTGATTAAAAGATTAAAACAAGAGGGAGCTATTATAGTAGGTAAGACCAACATGGATGAATTTGCAATGGGTTCTTCTACAGAGTATTCAGCTTTTTTTCAAACAAAAAACCCTTGGAATATAGAGTATGTACCTGGGGGGTCTTCTGGAGGCTCTGCTTCTTCGGTAGGTGCCAGCATGGTGCCACTCTCTCTTGGTTCTGATACGGGCGGGTCTATAAGACAGCCAGCTTCTTTTTGTGGTGTTATAGGTTTAAAGCCCACCTACGGTAGAGTATCAAGGTACGGTCTTGTGGCTTTTGCTTCTTCTTTGGACCAGATAGGGCCTTTTGGTAGATACACAAAAGATGTAGCTCTTCTTTTAGAAGTGATATCTGGTTACGATCCAAAAGATAGCACCAGTGTCAATGTAGAAGTTCCTTCTTTTTCTAAAAACCTAAAACCAAGGACAGAGTTAAGAGTTGGTATTCCGAAAGAGTTTATGGCTTACAAGATAGGCAAAGAAGTAGAAGAATCTTTTAAAAACTTTGTAAAGTTTTTAGAAGAAAACAAAGCCACCATAAAAGAAATATCTTTGCCACATATAGAGTACGCTATCCCAGTTTATTATATAATAGCACCAGCTGAAGCCTCTTCAAACTTAGCTAGGTTTGACGGGGTGAGATATGGCTATAGGGCGAAAGATTTTCAAGATCTCTTTGAACTTTATGCAAAAACAAGAGATGAAGGTTTTGGCCCTGAGGTCAAACGCCGTATCATGCTTGGGACTTATGTGCTTTCTTCTGGTTATTACGAAGCATATTATGGTAAAGCTATTGCAGTTAAAAATCTAATAAAAAGAGAATTTCAAGAAGCCCTAAAGGATGTGGATGTTATATTAAGCCCCACTTCTCCTACACCACCTTTTAAGTTTGGCGAGAAACTAAACGACCCAATATCGATGTATCTTTCTGATATATTTACAGTTTCTGTAAATTTGGCAGAGCTCCCAGCGATATCTATACCATCTGGGTTTACAAAAGATGGACTGCCCATAGGTGTACAAATCATAGGAAGAGCTTTTGACGAGCAGACACTTTTGGATGTATCCTACGCTTGGGAGCAACATTTCCATCACTATGAGCGTATATCAAATGTATGCTAA
- a CDS encoding 3'-5' exonuclease, with the protein MNERLLKDLLEGLNEEQRRVVLSNGKPILVVAGAGSGKTKTIIHKALYLIFNQEYKIRGSRLLMITFTNKAANEIKERIQKYASVLGKNINIEWIGTFHSVASRIIRKHHAIFGLSNDFRVLDEEDSVRLFKSILKDQDIKKDEAKKLYIAVNQAIEGIRFLDEDNKFDRKVLELKDIFLNAMIETSAVTFSYLMGAFKDMLQKDGAFRNYYQNFFDYIIVDEFQDTNTAQYEIIKHISKKDNICVIGDPNQCIYEWRMAHPDNIISFIEDYNPEIIKLNINYRSSSEILSLANDVLKNSKAKWKELVPILKSHKKENQTYPKPVITFHPNEEKEAEWIAKKIEELSKSVPLEEIAILVRVNYITNFLEQALVKAKIPHKIIGALRFFQRKEIKDILAYLHLAINPKDSISFQRAITNPKRGIGEKTVEKIINLSKQKSIDLIQATKYVLGNKLFEENDFIKAMERLVYNLEKGQAKDRNISFYVEKLINDIRYFEYLEQEYKEDYQERIDNVKELLRFFEIEAQKHQENQKERLKELLQEISLMEEDEKDNSKAVKIMTVHKAKGLEFEAVFMPRLENGILPHSSAFSDVLDMEEERRLLYVGITRAKKYLFLSYTAAGKVSDFINIMDKTLLDTSFLPKDTLKDQKVRTLTHYEPISYKSSKNKVSKVDIKVGDSVFHEVFGEGVVLNISNGVANVRFKDKDRTIVKEFLKPL; encoded by the coding sequence ATGAATGAAAGATTGCTAAAAGATCTTTTAGAAGGACTAAATGAAGAGCAGCGGAGGGTGGTTTTATCAAACGGAAAACCCATTTTGGTGGTGGCCGGGGCTGGTTCTGGTAAGACTAAAACGATAATACACAAAGCCCTTTATCTTATATTTAACCAAGAGTATAAGATAAGAGGAAGTAGGCTTTTGATGATAACCTTTACCAACAAAGCCGCCAACGAGATAAAAGAAAGGATACAAAAATACGCTAGTGTATTGGGTAAAAATATAAACATAGAATGGATTGGTACGTTTCATTCTGTGGCTTCAAGAATTATAAGAAAACATCATGCAATATTTGGGCTTTCAAACGATTTTAGAGTGCTTGATGAAGAAGATTCAGTAAGGCTTTTCAAGAGCATATTAAAAGATCAAGATATAAAAAAAGATGAAGCTAAAAAGCTTTACATAGCTGTAAACCAAGCTATAGAAGGTATAAGATTTTTAGACGAAGACAACAAGTTTGATAGAAAAGTGTTGGAACTTAAGGATATATTTTTAAACGCTATGATAGAGACAAGCGCTGTTACATTTTCATATCTTATGGGAGCTTTTAAGGATATGCTCCAAAAAGATGGGGCTTTTAGAAACTACTATCAGAATTTTTTTGATTATATCATAGTGGACGAGTTCCAAGATACCAACACCGCTCAGTACGAGATAATAAAACACATATCAAAAAAAGACAACATATGCGTGATAGGAGACCCAAACCAATGCATTTACGAATGGCGTATGGCTCACCCAGACAACATAATAAGCTTTATAGAAGATTACAACCCAGAAATAATAAAATTAAACATAAACTATAGATCATCAAGCGAGATATTATCTTTAGCCAATGATGTTTTAAAAAATTCAAAAGCCAAATGGAAAGAGCTGGTACCTATTTTAAAAAGTCATAAAAAAGAAAATCAAACTTATCCAAAACCTGTTATAACGTTTCATCCAAACGAAGAAAAGGAAGCAGAGTGGATAGCTAAGAAAATAGAGGAACTTAGCAAAAGCGTACCATTGGAAGAAATAGCTATCCTTGTGAGAGTAAACTATATAACAAACTTTTTAGAACAAGCTCTTGTAAAAGCAAAGATCCCTCATAAGATAATAGGTGCTTTGAGATTTTTTCAAAGAAAAGAGATAAAAGATATACTAGCATACTTGCACCTTGCTATAAATCCAAAAGATAGCATATCTTTTCAAAGAGCTATAACAAATCCCAAAAGAGGCATAGGAGAAAAAACGGTAGAGAAAATTATAAACCTCTCTAAGCAAAAATCTATAGACCTAATCCAAGCTACAAAGTATGTTTTAGGTAATAAGCTTTTTGAAGAAAACGACTTTATAAAGGCTATGGAAAGATTGGTTTATAACTTGGAAAAGGGACAAGCTAAAGATAGAAATATATCTTTTTATGTGGAAAAGCTTATAAACGACATAAGATATTTTGAGTATTTGGAGCAAGAGTACAAAGAAGATTATCAAGAGCGCATCGATAACGTAAAGGAGCTTTTAAGATTTTTTGAAATAGAAGCCCAAAAACATCAAGAAAATCAAAAAGAAAGGTTAAAAGAGCTTTTACAAGAGATTTCTTTAATGGAAGAAGATGAAAAAGACAACTCAAAAGCCGTTAAAATTATGACCGTTCACAAGGCAAAAGGTTTGGAGTTTGAAGCTGTTTTTATGCCAAGGCTTGAAAATGGTATACTTCCTCATTCTTCAGCTTTTAGCGATGTGCTTGATATGGAAGAAGAAAGAAGACTTTTATACGTTGGTATTACAAGGGCAAAAAAGTATTTGTTTTTAAGTTATACTGCTGCTGGTAAAGTTAGCGATTTTATAAACATTATGGACAAAACCTTGCTGGACACATCGTTTTTGCCTAAAGATACCCTTAAAGATCAAAAAGTAAGAACCCTAACCCATTACGAGCCTATATCTTATAAAAGCTCAAAAAATAAAGTATCAAAAGTAGATATAAAAGTTGGAGATAGTGTATTTCACGAGGTTTTCGGAGAGGGCGTAGTTTTAAACATATCAAACGGCGTAGCAAATGTGAGATTTAAAGATAAAGATAGAACCATTGTAAAAGAATTTCTAAAACCTCTATGA
- a CDS encoding ion channel, with translation MRLKTIKRFVFRMFEVPSSTAYKTYQPISIFVVLLSIVLGLLNEFHALHEDLYSMAFVFDFAASFVIAFEYISKLWLSSNFTKDFLKNKDEGIFIAFLKALKPKLLWMSKPSSIIDFISIFPIFHPLRLVRIVVLVARFFKISIQYKDLYKTLFTHITDIINEILGILVFIFISLASLIIILFSVEKNAHNPHMHNIFDAFYLAMITATTVGYGDITPITTVGRIVAILIALIGWFSFSIITAFVSSGLIRYINLLKTGGIIMADLKDHVIIAGWTETSSYMIEKLKHKKDKPLVVVISNQDLNLEGGFIYKKGDFVKEQVLKDVKIEFARQINIFPELFHDLDAESIDARSILTAVVARGLNKDIKINLQLLKIENAKTFRRRNIADDIIVSGEILGDMFLKDL, from the coding sequence ATGAGATTAAAAACTATAAAGCGTTTTGTTTTCAGGATGTTTGAAGTTCCATCTTCTACTGCCTATAAAACTTACCAACCTATAAGCATATTTGTAGTGCTTTTATCTATAGTACTTGGGCTTCTCAACGAGTTTCACGCTTTACATGAAGATCTTTACTCTATGGCTTTTGTGTTTGATTTTGCCGCATCTTTCGTAATAGCTTTTGAATATATATCAAAGCTTTGGCTTTCTAGCAATTTTACAAAAGACTTTTTAAAAAATAAAGATGAAGGTATTTTTATCGCTTTTTTAAAAGCGTTAAAACCAAAGCTTTTATGGATGTCAAAACCATCATCTATAATAGATTTTATATCGATATTTCCAATATTCCATCCTTTGAGACTTGTTAGGATTGTTGTGCTGGTGGCTAGGTTTTTTAAAATCTCAATACAGTATAAAGATTTGTATAAGACTTTATTTACACATATTACGGATATTATAAATGAGATACTTGGTATTTTGGTATTCATTTTCATAAGTCTTGCATCTTTGATCATAATTTTATTCTCTGTAGAGAAAAATGCCCACAACCCTCATATGCACAATATTTTTGATGCTTTTTACCTTGCTATGATAACTGCTACCACGGTAGGATATGGAGACATAACGCCTATTACCACCGTGGGAAGAATCGTTGCAATACTTATAGCACTTATCGGTTGGTTTTCTTTTTCCATTATCACCGCTTTTGTGAGCTCTGGGCTTATAAGATATATAAATTTGTTAAAAACAGGAGGTATAATAATGGCGGATTTAAAAGACCATGTAATAATAGCTGGATGGACGGAGACAAGCTCTTATATGATAGAAAAGTTAAAGCATAAAAAAGACAAGCCTTTAGTGGTGGTTATAAGCAATCAAGATTTAAACTTAGAAGGCGGATTTATATATAAAAAGGGGGACTTTGTTAAAGAGCAGGTGCTAAAGGATGTAAAAATAGAATTTGCTAGACAAATAAACATATTCCCAGAGCTTTTTCATGATCTTGATGCCGAGTCTATAGATGCAAGATCTATATTAACTGCTGTAGTAGCAAGAGGTTTAAACAAAGATATAAAGATAAATCTTCAGCTTTTAAAAATAGAAAATGCAAAGACTTTTAGAAGAAGAAACATAGCCGATGATATCATAGTGAGCGGTGAAATATTGGGAGATATGTTCTTAAAAGATTTATGA
- a CDS encoding GDP-mannose 4,6-dehydratase: MKTILVTGAAGFIGWKVSTLLLEEGYNIVGVDNINDYYDVKVKLWRLDTLKSHENFKFYPIDIENKQALEVIFQDNHIDAIINEAARAGVRYSLENPFVYLSTNTLGVLNLLELAKNFGTRKFVQASTSSLYAGQKMPFVEELPVNTPISPYAASKKGAEAMLYSYHYLYGIDVSILRYFTVYGPAGRPDMSIFRFIKWIYQEEPIELFGDGSQSRDFTYIDDIAKGTIKALKPLGYEIINLGNNKPDKLIYAIELIESYLGKKAKINYKEFHKADMMATWADITKAKNLLEWSPTVSLEEGIKNAVEWTLKNWDWIKDVKL; this comes from the coding sequence ATGAAAACCATACTTGTGACAGGGGCTGCCGGTTTTATAGGTTGGAAAGTATCTACGCTTCTTTTAGAAGAAGGCTATAACATTGTAGGCGTTGACAATATAAATGATTATTACGATGTAAAAGTAAAACTTTGGAGGCTTGATACTCTTAAAAGCCATGAAAACTTCAAATTTTATCCTATAGATATAGAAAACAAACAAGCTCTTGAGGTGATATTTCAAGATAACCATATAGACGCCATAATAAATGAAGCAGCAAGGGCTGGTGTAAGATACTCTTTGGAAAATCCATTTGTGTACCTTTCTACCAATACGCTTGGTGTTTTAAACCTTTTAGAGTTGGCAAAAAACTTTGGTACAAGGAAGTTTGTCCAAGCTTCTACATCTTCTTTGTATGCTGGTCAAAAGATGCCTTTTGTGGAAGAACTTCCGGTAAATACCCCAATATCTCCTTACGCTGCTTCTAAAAAAGGTGCTGAAGCTATGCTTTATAGCTATCACTATCTTTATGGGATAGATGTGTCTATACTAAGATATTTTACCGTGTATGGGCCTGCTGGAAGACCAGATATGTCTATATTTAGGTTTATAAAATGGATATACCAAGAAGAACCTATAGAGCTTTTTGGAGATGGTTCTCAATCAAGGGATTTTACATATATAGACGACATAGCAAAAGGTACCATAAAAGCCCTAAAACCACTTGGCTATGAAATCATAAACCTTGGCAACAACAAACCAGATAAACTTATCTATGCTATAGAACTTATTGAAAGTTATCTAGGCAAAAAAGCGAAGATAAATTATAAAGAATTTCACAAAGCAGATATGATGGCCACTTGGGCTGATATCACAAAAGCTAAAAATCTTTTAGAATGGTCCCCTACGGTATCCTTGGAAGAAGGTATCAAAAATGCCGTAGAATGGACTCTAAAAAACTGGGACTGGATAAAAGATGTAAAACTTTAA
- a CDS encoding copper chaperone PCu(A)C produces the protein MKKLLLAMALVSGAAFAKPEIAIKDLWVRLMPPTSKVSAAYMKIENKGSSEDVLLWAKSSVSRITQLHKTITKNGMMKMVRVRKFVIKPGQTIILKPGSYHIMLIDLKHPLKKGEKVTLWLKFKYSGMKKVIAPVEDR, from the coding sequence ATGAAAAAACTTTTATTGGCAATGGCACTTGTAAGTGGTGCGGCTTTTGCAAAACCAGAGATTGCGATCAAAGACCTTTGGGTTAGGCTTATGCCCCCTACTTCAAAAGTAAGCGCCGCTTACATGAAGATAGAAAATAAGGGAAGTTCTGAAGATGTGTTGTTGTGGGCAAAATCATCTGTATCAAGGATTACACAGCTTCATAAAACCATAACCAAAAACGGAATGATGAAGATGGTAAGAGTAAGAAAATTTGTGATAAAGCCGGGGCAAACAATTATCTTAAAACCCGGTAGTTATCACATCATGCTTATAGATTTAAAGCATCCTCTTAAAAAAGGAGAAAAAGTAACTCTTTGGCTTAAGTTTAAATATAGTGGTATGAAAAAAGTTATTGCACCTGTGGAAGATAGATAA
- a CDS encoding tetratricopeptide repeat protein, translated as MMKKGMFSKMGDIMVKRYIEDLEKEISQKPEDKDLIFKLGVAYVKINDIDKARECYKKLKTMDEAMAKELFDMIYDI; from the coding sequence ATGATGAAAAAGGGTATGTTTAGTAAGATGGGCGATATAATGGTAAAAAGGTATATAGAGGATTTGGAGAAAGAGATCTCCCAAAAACCAGAGGACAAAGATCTTATATTTAAATTAGGCGTTGCCTATGTTAAAATAAACGATATAGATAAAGCACGGGAGTGCTACAAAAAGCTAAAAACTATGGATGAGGCTATGGCTAAAGAGCTTTTTGATATGATTTACGATATATGA
- a CDS encoding MFS transporter — protein sequence MKKEELVGFIGAFLGWVFDSMDATIYALVMVSALKELLKNQGILNTESNVGFYGGLIFSIFLIGWAIGGVSFGYVADKIGRVRALAITIGLYSIFTGLSSLAQNVWELGLFRFITAIGIGGEWAGGATLVAEIFKNKNRVFASSLLQSAWAFGFLLASIIYFTVGRYHSWRVMFLIGILPAFLAFVFRLFVKESQEWILNKNTFSYIKSLKLLFRKEYVNQTIIGSLLAFVAVFGLWGVTNWTPALISYILHKKDIAYYVGLGSIALNIGALFGYISFGVITKHIGIRNTFILFFMGSFLMGLTTFLYAKSFDKLLISLALLGFFNNGVFSGFSIYFPQAYPSFIRATGAGFCFNVGRTLAAVGPFITGYITYLFGSVAKAGAMASSIYIIGVLVVFLLKEKNYLQ from the coding sequence ATGAAAAAAGAAGAACTTGTTGGTTTTATAGGGGCTTTTTTAGGTTGGGTGTTTGATAGCATGGATGCCACCATATATGCTTTGGTGATGGTAAGCGCTTTAAAGGAGCTACTAAAAAACCAAGGTATTTTAAACACAGAATCCAATGTAGGCTTTTATGGAGGGCTGATATTTTCTATATTTCTAATAGGCTGGGCAATAGGTGGGGTTAGTTTTGGCTATGTGGCGGATAAGATAGGAAGAGTAAGGGCTCTTGCTATAACGATAGGTCTTTATTCCATATTTACCGGCCTTTCGTCCTTGGCTCAAAATGTATGGGAATTAGGGCTTTTTAGGTTTATAACGGCCATTGGTATAGGTGGTGAATGGGCTGGTGGTGCTACACTGGTGGCAGAGATATTTAAAAATAAAAATAGAGTTTTTGCTTCAAGCCTTCTTCAAAGCGCTTGGGCTTTTGGGTTTTTGCTGGCATCTATTATATATTTTACTGTGGGGCGTTATCACTCTTGGCGGGTAATGTTTTTAATAGGTATTTTACCTGCTTTTTTAGCTTTTGTTTTTAGGCTTTTTGTAAAAGAATCTCAAGAATGGATTTTAAATAAAAATACATTTTCTTATATTAAAAGCCTAAAACTTCTTTTTAGAAAAGAGTATGTAAATCAAACTATCATAGGTTCTTTGCTTGCTTTTGTGGCGGTCTTTGGGCTTTGGGGGGTTACAAACTGGACTCCAGCTTTGATATCTTATATTTTGCATAAAAAAGATATAGCCTACTATGTAGGGCTTGGCTCAATAGCTTTAAACATAGGTGCTTTGTTTGGTTATATATCTTTTGGTGTTATAACAAAACATATCGGTATAAGAAATACATTTATTTTGTTTTTTATGGGAAGTTTTTTGATGGGGCTTACAACGTTTTTATATGCTAAAAGCTTTGATAAACTTTTGATATCGCTTGCGTTGCTTGGATTTTTTAACAACGGTGTTTTTAGCGGGTTTTCTATATATTTCCCTCAGGCGTATCCATCTTTTATAAGAGCCACTGGGGCTGGTTTTTGTTTTAACGTAGGAAGGACTTTGGCGGCTGTTGGACCATTCATAACTGGTTATATCACATACTTGTTTGGTTCTGTGGCAAAAGCTGGGGCTATGGCATCTTCTATATATATAATTGGTGTTTTGGTGGTGTTTTTGTTAAAAGAAAAAAACTATCTTCAATGA
- a CDS encoding glycosyltransferase family 4 protein: protein MKILSVLDAVGWGGTKEQAYITAVGLKNLGFDISFALSFDFEAFKEKIKDKVPYYEFEKETPFKRISFFTYKRLYDIISKNNFDVILANSPKALDYVRVVYPFLSKKPKIVAFKRSGRKSNTLSKYFKYSIADKIVVVSKKVYQELLEEDFFRDRLRLIQSGIDLSRFKRASYEEKIALRKKYNLPLDKYIFVNVANYNPEIKGHIDILKAYKQIEKDNTMLLFVGLLTDKDAVKEASSFGIKHFLGLGYKEDVEYILRACDSFVLGSRLEGIAGALLQAMASGLVCISTNVGGISEYMKDGINGFLIPPKDINAMAKAMEKVLNLDSNVREHIIQNAIATSKEYSIENMLSKYVKLLEELS from the coding sequence ATGAAAATCTTAAGTGTTTTGGATGCTGTGGGCTGGGGTGGTACCAAAGAACAAGCTTACATAACAGCCGTTGGTCTTAAAAATCTTGGTTTTGATATATCTTTTGCACTTTCTTTTGATTTTGAGGCTTTTAAAGAAAAAATAAAAGATAAAGTCCCTTATTATGAGTTTGAAAAAGAAACACCTTTTAAAAGGATAAGTTTTTTTACCTACAAAAGGCTTTATGATATCATTTCAAAAAATAATTTTGATGTAATACTTGCAAACTCTCCAAAAGCCCTTGATTATGTGAGGGTGGTCTATCCTTTTTTATCCAAAAAGCCTAAAATAGTGGCTTTTAAAAGATCTGGTAGAAAATCAAACACGCTTTCAAAATATTTTAAATACTCTATTGCCGATAAAATAGTGGTAGTATCTAAAAAGGTTTACCAAGAACTTTTGGAAGAAGATTTTTTTAGAGATAGGCTTAGATTGATTCAAAGCGGGATTGATCTATCGAGGTTTAAAAGAGCAAGCTATGAGGAGAAAATAGCCCTTCGCAAGAAATACAATCTACCGCTTGACAAATATATATTTGTGAATGTGGCCAATTACAACCCTGAGATAAAAGGTCATATCGATATACTAAAAGCCTACAAACAAATAGAAAAAGACAATACCATGCTCTTGTTTGTGGGGCTTTTAACAGATAAAGATGCTGTAAAAGAAGCATCGTCTTTTGGAATAAAACATTTTTTAGGGCTTGGGTACAAAGAAGATGTAGAATATATTTTGAGAGCTTGCGATAGTTTTGTGCTTGGCTCAAGGTTAGAAGGTATAGCAGGAGCGCTTTTACAGGCTATGGCAAGTGGGCTTGTTTGTATAAGTACAAATGTGGGTGGTATATCAGAGTATATGAAAGACGGGATAAATGGATTTTTAATCCCTCCAAAGGATATAAACGCCATGGCAAAAGCCATGGAAAAGGTACTAAATTTAGATAGTAATGTTAGAGAGCATATAATTCAAAATGCTATTGCTACTTCAAAAGAGTATAGCATAGAGAATATGCTATCAAAGTATGTAAAATTGTTGGAAGAGTTGTCTTAG